The Rhodothermales bacterium genome window below encodes:
- a CDS encoding aminotransferase class I/II-fold pyridoxal phosphate-dependent enzyme, whose amino-acid sequence MRSISDNILPRDASVEDLLRALNKGIFGVVFVVDDDGVMVGLFTDGDVRRTLLSGASLSDPIHRHMNRQFAAGRDDQSRAEHLKLLNERVRHLPILNERGQPVDLISWAEMWRLPVTQPALGGNELKYVSDCIATNWISSQGEYVNRFQDAFRAYVGVGHALCTSSGTTALHLALAALGVGPGDEVIVPDLTFGASANAVLQTGAIPVFADIDPETWTLHPDAIREQLTPRTRAIMPVHLYGHPCDMDPIMDIARRHNLFVVEDCAEALGATYKGRQVGTFGDVGCFSFFANKVITTGEGGMVTTNRAALHEKMAILRDHGMDKSRRYWHLYAGFNYRMTNIQAAIGLAQMERIDDFLEGRQRVVRRYAEQLGDLPGIVLPPEAPWARNIHWLYSILVDESVLGVSRDTLRSSLAEHGIETRSFFCPLHDQPAFIPFAHGWFPVTEAVAGRGLNLPTSNEISLDDVDRVCKAIRQTLRDARLIRSRVGDLPAAQPA is encoded by the coding sequence ATGCGATCCATTTCTGACAACATCCTCCCGCGCGACGCCTCGGTCGAGGACCTGCTCCGAGCCCTCAACAAGGGCATTTTTGGCGTCGTTTTCGTTGTCGACGACGACGGCGTGATGGTGGGCCTGTTTACGGACGGCGACGTCCGGCGCACGCTGCTGAGCGGCGCGTCGCTGTCGGATCCCATCCATCGGCACATGAATCGCCAGTTTGCCGCCGGGCGCGACGACCAGTCGCGGGCGGAGCACCTCAAGCTCCTGAACGAACGCGTCCGCCATCTTCCGATTCTCAACGAACGGGGGCAGCCGGTCGATCTGATTTCGTGGGCGGAGATGTGGCGGCTGCCCGTCACCCAGCCGGCGCTGGGCGGCAACGAACTCAAGTACGTCAGCGACTGCATCGCCACCAACTGGATCTCGTCGCAGGGCGAATACGTGAACCGGTTTCAGGACGCGTTCCGCGCCTATGTCGGCGTCGGACACGCGCTGTGCACGTCGAGCGGCACCACGGCGCTTCACCTGGCGCTGGCGGCGCTGGGCGTCGGGCCCGGCGACGAAGTGATCGTGCCGGACCTGACCTTCGGCGCCTCGGCCAACGCGGTCCTCCAGACCGGCGCGATCCCGGTGTTCGCCGACATCGACCCGGAGACGTGGACGCTTCATCCGGACGCGATTCGCGAGCAACTCACGCCGCGGACACGGGCCATCATGCCGGTCCACCTCTACGGGCACCCGTGCGACATGGACCCGATCATGGACATCGCACGCAGGCACAACCTGTTCGTCGTGGAAGATTGCGCCGAGGCGCTCGGCGCGACGTACAAGGGCCGGCAGGTGGGCACGTTCGGCGACGTCGGCTGCTTCAGCTTCTTCGCCAACAAGGTCATCACGACGGGCGAGGGGGGGATGGTGACGACAAACCGCGCGGCGCTCCACGAGAAGATGGCGATCCTGCGGGATCACGGGATGGACAAGAGCCGGCGCTACTGGCACCTCTACGCCGGCTTCAACTACCGCATGACAAACATCCAGGCCGCCATCGGCCTCGCCCAGATGGAGCGCATCGACGATTTCCTCGAGGGACGCCAGCGGGTGGTCCGGCGCTATGCCGAACAGCTGGGCGACCTGCCCGGCATCGTGCTGCCGCCGGAGGCGCCCTGGGCGCGCAACATCCACTGGCTCTATTCGATCCTGGTCGACGAGTCGGTGCTGGGCGTCAGCCGCGACACCCTGCGCAGCAGCCTGGCCGAGCACGGCATCGAAACGCGTTCGTTTTTCTGCCCCCTGCACGACCAGCCGGCCTTCATCCCCTTCGCGCACGGCTGGTTTCCCGTGACGGAAGCCGTCGCCGGCCGCGGCCTCAACCTGCCGACGTCCAACGAGATCTCGCTGGACGATGTCGACCGCGTGTGCAAGGCCATCCGCCAGACGCTGCGCGACGCACGCCTCATCCGTTCCCGTGTCGGCGACCTGCCGGCCGCTCAACCCGCATAA
- a CDS encoding N-acetylneuraminate synthase family protein: MNYAPEGATLSPFLIAEMACAHEGEPARARKLVDAAVAAGFDAIQIQIFRRTHQVGPHHRLYPLLGKLELSDEAWESIVARARQYEIDVYVFAYDVPSLELALRLGVDGIKLSSADLSNPEMLRMASATGLPVTLGTGASTLDEVAEALDIMRTAGPARVILMHGMQNFPTSLADAQINRIALLRHAFGLPVGYQDHTDAELPISRTIDMLALGLGATHLEKHITLSRAEKGTDYQAALEPLEMVDYVRTMREAALAAGAYGLHALNESDHRYRVFQKKRIVAARAIPAGTLLTREHLAFLRQDADVGLSPAYADDLIGRMLARDVDAYTPINLDDVAESAEHVYLMEA, translated from the coding sequence ATGAACTACGCCCCGGAAGGCGCTACCCTGTCGCCGTTTCTCATCGCCGAAATGGCCTGCGCGCACGAGGGCGAGCCGGCCCGCGCGCGCAAGCTGGTGGACGCCGCGGTGGCGGCCGGCTTCGACGCCATCCAGATCCAGATCTTCCGCCGCACGCACCAGGTCGGGCCGCACCATCGGCTCTACCCGCTCCTCGGCAAGCTGGAACTCTCCGACGAGGCGTGGGAGTCCATCGTGGCACGTGCGCGCCAGTACGAAATCGACGTCTACGTCTTCGCGTACGACGTCCCGAGCCTCGAGCTGGCCCTCCGTCTCGGCGTCGACGGCATCAAGCTGAGCTCAGCGGACCTCTCCAATCCCGAGATGCTGCGCATGGCGTCGGCGACCGGGTTGCCGGTGACGCTCGGGACGGGCGCCTCCACGCTCGACGAGGTCGCCGAGGCGCTGGACATCATGCGGACCGCCGGCCCGGCTCGCGTGATCCTCATGCACGGCATGCAGAACTTTCCTACAAGCCTCGCGGATGCGCAGATCAACCGGATCGCGCTGCTCCGGCACGCGTTCGGACTGCCTGTCGGCTACCAGGATCATACGGATGCCGAGCTGCCGATCAGCCGCACGATCGATATGTTGGCGCTCGGGCTGGGCGCGACGCACCTCGAGAAGCACATCACGCTGAGCCGCGCCGAGAAGGGGACCGACTACCAGGCGGCCCTCGAGCCTTTGGAGATGGTCGACTACGTGCGCACCATGCGCGAGGCCGCGCTGGCCGCCGGCGCCTACGGGCTCCACGCGCTCAACGAAAGCGACCATCGCTACCGGGTCTTCCAGAAGAAACGCATCGTCGCCGCGCGCGCCATCCCGGCGGGCACGCTGCTGACGCGCGAGCATCTCGCGTTTCTCCGGCAGGACGCGGATGTCGGCCTGTCGCCGGCCTATGCCGACGACCTGATCGGGCGCATGCTCGCGCGCGACGTGGACGCGTACACGCCCATCAACCTGGATGACGTCGCCGAATCCGCCGAACACGTTTATCTGATGGAGGCCTGA
- a CDS encoding dihydrodipicolinate synthase family protein, translated as MTSYTDLRSRIRGPVFPIPIPFAADESVDYDALRRYARFLVEHEAPVLLLTVGTSRFNLLTRDEMLAANETVADAVAGRAVVVAAGPGPFSGSTRENAAFARQARDAGADAILLVYPERWYGDDPVVDFFSDVAASADLGIMIHAVAMRDGFGGMHARRLMDADLLERIAGIDNLVGVKEENGDRAAYEAILERLNARIPIIGAGGAMRRFIKDARMGAYTYLVGIGSFRPDLAVRFFRHVMAGEIGEAEAIAGAYEDPYFAQAVAYGWHRALKETMHILDVMPAYERAPLDRLKPEDREALRQLVHSIGFQHELVPS; from the coding sequence ATGACATCCTATACCGACCTCCGCTCCCGCATCCGCGGCCCCGTATTCCCGATTCCCATTCCGTTCGCGGCCGACGAGTCGGTCGACTACGACGCGCTGCGCCGCTATGCCCGGTTTCTCGTCGAACACGAGGCCCCGGTACTGCTCCTGACCGTGGGGACGAGCCGGTTCAACCTGCTGACGCGGGACGAGATGCTCGCCGCCAATGAAACCGTCGCCGACGCCGTCGCCGGCCGCGCGGTTGTAGTGGCCGCCGGGCCGGGGCCGTTTTCGGGCTCGACGCGCGAAAATGCCGCGTTCGCCCGGCAGGCCCGCGACGCCGGCGCCGATGCGATCCTGCTCGTCTATCCCGAACGCTGGTACGGCGACGACCCGGTCGTGGACTTCTTCAGCGACGTGGCCGCCAGCGCCGACCTCGGCATCATGATCCACGCCGTCGCCATGCGCGACGGGTTTGGCGGGATGCATGCCCGCCGGCTCATGGACGCCGATCTGCTCGAACGCATCGCCGGCATCGACAATCTGGTGGGCGTCAAGGAAGAAAACGGCGACCGCGCCGCCTACGAGGCCATTCTGGAGCGCCTGAACGCGCGCATCCCGATCATCGGCGCCGGCGGCGCCATGCGGCGCTTCATCAAGGATGCCCGGATGGGAGCCTACACCTATCTGGTGGGCATCGGCAGCTTCCGGCCCGATCTCGCCGTGCGTTTTTTCCGCCACGTGATGGCCGGGGAGATCGGCGAAGCGGAGGCCATCGCGGGGGCCTACGAAGATCCCTACTTCGCGCAGGCCGTCGCGTACGGCTGGCACCGCGCGCTCAAGGAGACCATGCACATCCTGGATGTCATGCCGGCCTACGAACGCGCACCGCTCGATCGCCTGAAACCGGAGGATCGCGAGGCGCTGCGGCAGCTCGTCCATTCCATTGGCTTCCAACACGAACTGGTACCGTCATGA
- a CDS encoding acylneuraminate cytidylyltransferase family protein: MQNALCIIPARGGSKRVPRKNVLPLAGKPMLAYTLEAALEADVFLDVVVSSDDDEILAVARQWGAVADRRPEALAGDTVPMVRVAEEYLLRPGHAARYDHVAVMLPTCPFRTAMDVRDAVSLYDEQGNGAALIAVTAYTFPPQFAMTFDAAPALTMREPETYARSTRSQAMQPAVHPNGALYLMPVSRFLEEKTFFCQPLIGYEMPEERSLDIDYPYQFDMAEALMRTRRAAEIAAPVPA, from the coding sequence ATGCAAAACGCACTCTGCATCATCCCGGCGCGCGGCGGCTCGAAACGCGTGCCCCGCAAAAACGTGCTGCCCCTCGCCGGCAAGCCGATGCTTGCCTATACCCTCGAGGCCGCCCTCGAAGCCGACGTGTTTCTCGACGTCGTCGTGTCGTCCGACGACGACGAAATCCTCGCGGTGGCCCGGCAGTGGGGCGCCGTCGCCGATCGCCGGCCCGAGGCCCTCGCCGGCGACACCGTGCCGATGGTGCGCGTGGCGGAGGAGTACCTGCTGCGGCCCGGCCATGCGGCCCGGTACGACCACGTCGCGGTGATGCTGCCGACCTGCCCGTTCCGTACGGCGATGGACGTCCGCGATGCCGTGTCGCTCTACGACGAGCAGGGCAACGGTGCGGCGCTGATCGCCGTCACCGCGTACACGTTTCCGCCGCAGTTCGCGATGACGTTCGACGCGGCGCCGGCGCTCACGATGCGGGAGCCGGAGACGTACGCGCGCTCGACGCGCAGCCAGGCCATGCAGCCGGCGGTGCACCCGAACGGCGCCCTGTACCTGATGCCCGTTTCCCGCTTCCTCGAGGAAAAAACCTTCTTCTGCCAGCCCCTGATCGGCTACGAAATGCCGGAAGAACGGTCGCTGGACATCGATTATCCCTATCAGTTCGACATGGCCGAGGCGCTCATGCGCACCCGCCGCGCCGCCGAAATCGCGGCGCCCGTGCCGGCCTGA